The genomic region CTAACCCCGACGCAAGCACGGGCTTATCCGAACAATTCGCAGCGTGAGCTCGGGCCGCAATAGCACCTGTTTATAGAGTTGGGTTAACCACCTCTCTGCTTGACTCAGAGTGAGGCCGCTGAGCTTGGCTGAACCAATGAGGGCCAGCGAGGCAGTGCCATCGCTGAGTATTTCCAGGCTGCCACCTAGGGGCTGTGCCGAGGAATGGAGCATTCTCAGTTCCAGTACATCCCCAGGGGCGAGGATGTAGCCTTCCACCTGTATGGGCTCGCCGCAGTGTTGCAGGAGCTCCGTTTGAATCTGCATGGCCTGTGTCGCTGATCCTGCAGGCAAGGCTGCTGGAGCCAACAGCACAGAGGCAGCGGCCACCATCAGAAAACGATGTGGTAAGGAACCTGGCTTACGGGAAGGCATGGTGCTGACAAATCGCTGGCCTGAGAATGGTTGCTATTCGGAGGCCGATATGCATGGTTAGCAGATGGCTCACTGTTTGATCCGGGAAGCAACCTACACTGTCCCTCATACCTGAAGGTTGCCACAACATGCGATCAGGGAATCAATGCTGGCAAGGTTACGCTCCAGATGGGCGAGCTGCTGCTTGATCGCCTTTTGCATTCTGCTGATGCGAGGGCGCCTCTTCTTGACCACGACAAGACACTGCGGGCTGGTTTTCTGTCGATGTGTGCCTAGCTTCTGGGCAAAGGTATCTCTGATTGGCGGATGCATCGCATCAGGTTTCCCCTGCTGAATGACGAGAATCGGATTTCTAGCAGGGTGAGAATTCATCAGATCAGCAAACGGTGTGGATTCTGTGCAGCTAGTTCATGGGATTGGTGCCCATGCTATTGGATTCGCTTGATGCAATGCATACTCGTTCTCGCGCAGAAAATCGCACACCTAGAGGAGGTCTTGGCTCGCCTTGTTGGTTCATCCGGAGCAAGTCAGCATGAAAAAGCCAGGGGTAACCCCCTGGCAAATCACAACACTGTGCAGTGTTCAGTCGCGCCGGCCGCCGCCGTTGAGGGCAATGATCAGGCGCAGAATGAAGATGAACAGGTTGATATAGGTGAGGTACATTCCCAGAGCGCCGGCCAGGTACTGGTCGTCGTTGTAGGTGCGGGGCATCGTGTAGAAGTCGAGGAAGGCGGCTCCCACGAACAGCACGGTGCCGAAGCCGGCGATCAGCAGCTCGAAGCCGTTGCCACCGAAGCCCGGAATGAAGATCCCGCCCACGATCTGCACCACCATGGCGATGATCAGGCCGAGGATGCCCAGGCCCACCACACCGCCCAGGG from Synechococcus sp. MW101C3 harbors:
- a CDS encoding polysaccharide biosynthesis/export family protein, whose product is MPSRKPGSLPHRFLMVAAASVLLAPAALPAGSATQAMQIQTELLQHCGEPIQVEGYILAPGDVLELRMLHSSAQPLGGSLEILSDGTASLALIGSAKLSGLTLSQAERWLTQLYKQVLLRPELTLRIVRISPCLRRG